Part of the Antechinus flavipes isolate AdamAnt ecotype Samford, QLD, Australia chromosome 2, AdamAnt_v2, whole genome shotgun sequence genome is shown below.
AGGAACTTCTCAAAGTTCCAGGCAATATCTGAGCGACGCACAGGACTCCACATGATGAGCTTGGGGTCTGTCATAAGGGAGAATGGGTCGTCATCTGGGTAGGGGAGTTTGTCCTTCAGGTAGGCAAAAACAGGATGCTCATTCTGCCCATTCACCTCACACTTTTGGATAAGGACAAAGTTGGGCTGGAAGCCAGCCCCAGGGCGGACATACTTGAGACTGTTCAGGATCTCTTCATTCTGACAGTTTTCCtagaaggaaaaaaggtgaaaatgaaatggaggataTATACAATGTCAGTttttcacattcacattcatattctctttcctccctttttccctcttccctttctccccacctttATATTCTCACCCCTCCTATCCACTCTTCTCCCCTTTGGGGTTTTTGCCTCATAGCAAACTTCTTAACTTCTTGCCTCTTATCACATACTTGTCTTGGAGTCCTTTATTATTTTGCCTTCCCATAACACATCCTTTGAACTTTTATAACTCCTTAATTGTCCCTTTACTGAATGAGGCAAACTTAGCTGTGCTGTTGGGGCCTAGTGTTTAAGAGAGAGAATTgacaggggaggggagaagaggaaaaagagatttcAAATCATCTTGTAATACTGCCTTCTCCATCTCTTATTACTATTGCTGCTCTTGTAAGTATTGAATATAGCCTCTTTCCCTGCCCAACAAGATGGGGACTTTCAAGAAACAGCATTTCTAGTCTCTTGCTCCTACCCCTCTGAGAACTGAACAGAGAGCAGGAAACTCTGATGTAGATAAATCTTACCCAGGAGTGCCTTTCTCAGGTCTCATTCTCAATAAAGTAATGGCAGGACAATGACAGTGAATAAATCACCTCCATATTGATTCACTGATTTCCCACAACAGATGGGATGAGTTAAATGGGACAGAAGGTACCGAATGTGTGTTTTGTAGAGACAGAAAGCAAAGAGGGTAAAGGCATATGGATACCTAATAATCCTTTTTGATGAAATGTTAGCTCTCTACCCAGCTTTGGAGGACGGCAGCCAGTTGTGCATTAACCTGTGTGCTTGTGCCCTCATTGACAACTTCATCCTCATCCTCAGCCAGcattatgaaataatgaatgataCCATGGAACTTTGAGGTACGGTCCTCCTAGGAAGgcaccttttctcttctttctccctgtcAAGGAGTCAAGCTACTTCTGTTGCTTAGGAAAAGCCCTTCTCTCTGCCCTACTAGAGCCAATTAGTTCAGTCAGATCAGAACCATATCCCTATCATTTATCCCAAGTTAATTACTACTAGACGGCTTATCTCTTATGTTAATGTCTAGTTAACTGCTACACCATCATGGGCTCCATCCAACTGTTCACTCTTCAGAGGAATGATGGATGGGGGCTGAAGAAAGCAGCCTCTGGCCTATTCCTACTGCCATGGTCAGTTTAGTGATATAAATGTTGGCTACTTGTCTGAACcaacttttttggtttttatctGCCCCTCTGGCTTCTCTATCTTCACATTACTATAGTTGAGATGTGGGGGCCTTGGCTGCTTTTCCTAATGAAAATGttcataaaaattatataaacccTTATACTGATCCCCTCCACCTACTGTAAACTTGATTACTAACAAGCATTCGATATAAATAGTAATATTTGGTTTTTGTATACTTGATACTTTTTAGACTCAGTTCACATGCATTGGCATTGTTTCCCAttctatagataaagaaattaaagctccGAAAACTTTATCCCAATGTATAATACTTGATACTTTTTAAACTGAGTTCACATATATTAGCATAAAAAGCTTATTATTGCtgtttcccattttatagatgaaaaaattgaagctcagaaagCTTTATCTAGCCCAATGGCACATGGCTAAAGATAAATCCAACCCAAGACTCTAGAAACAGCAGTtcaatttagttttctttgtaattagtTTTCTATTATATCACATACCACTCTAACATTCTCACTTTTAGCCATTCACTTACCACATCAATGTGAATTTATGGTCATTGAGTGATCAGTTACAGACTAAGAATGATTTTCTTTTGTCCCCCCATGCTTTTTAGTAGACCAATCTAAATACCCAGAGACACCAACATGTTTGAGGGTATAGAACATGCACGTTTATATACAGTCCCTAATTCGTCTCATTTCTCCCATACCAACCACACACATCAGTTCCCCTGAGAAAGGAAGCAGGAGCCCAGGCCCATCTCATGGGCACCGTGCCCAGTGCCCCTCACCTGATGCCCAAACTGGTTGCAGGGGAAGCCAAGTATTACTAGGCGCCTCGGGAAGCGACACTGCAACTCGTTGAGCTGGGTGTAGTCCCGGGTGGTCGTGCCTCAGAGGGAGGCCACATTCTCGATAAGCACTGCCCGCCCCCGGAAAGTGCTGAAATCTATCTTCTCCCCTTCCAGGCTGGTAGCACTGAGGTCGTAGAAAGATTTGGCGATGTGAGCCATGGTGAGAAGGCAGAATGACTGCTGGGTGGGTGTGGTGCCTACTTAAAGGGCCTATTGAGGGTTGGGAGggtagggagggaaaagaggaggaacaggaaaaaagggagagtCTGTCGTTTGAGGTTAGATGTTCCCAGAATGACTTAGCACAAATAATGTTATACCTGTAGGAGTAATCTGAGTAAATGCCAGTTATTTATAGCCTCTAAACAAAGTGCCTGCCCCACCCTGCCCTGCTTGGCAACCGAAGGGCTGATTTGTTATCTCTGAGTCTGTGTGAATAATTCAGTCTCTCTGCCCTGCCTTAGGAAACCAGAGCCCCCCTGAGTctaatggggaggagggaggcaggaaaggtAGTGATGGCATAGCAGAAGCACCGGCTCCTGACTCTGCTCGGGGGTGCAGCTATTTCCAAGGACATCCAGTGCCCATCACATCCTAAAGAACATACACCAGCAGCTGTCTGCGTGACCTTCCTGCAGAGATCGGCTATCACCTTGTGTCAGTGCTCTTTTCTCCATTGCAAAATGAGACTTTTTCTTATGACTTTGAGATTTTTATGACTGAGAGTTTCTGAGACTAAAATTCAAAGGCAAATTTGGCCTTTCTCCAAACATATCTGGGCTGATCAGTCTTCACACTTGTCACTGAGCCCatactcaaagtttttttttgtttggtggGATTCACCAGATCTTGTGCTTTTCTGGCATAACCTTCAGGAATCGAGGGCTTTTGTGTCATTATGAGATATtggatgaggaaggaaggaaacaaatattttatcaaacactttgaaaatattatctcattttgatctTTATGACAATCCTGGTCtataggcactattattatctttataatttaggaaaataaattatacacttcccccatatacatatatatccccaTATACaaatagggattaaaaaaaaaaaagtgacttgcccatgctcCTTCAGCTtgcaaatatctgaggctggatttgtactcCTCTTCCTGGCCTGGCCCTTTATTCACTGAGCTACTCTGTAGCTTTTAGGAGATATGACCTCCAAAATTGGGTAGCTCTCACTATCAAATATTCTACCATCCAGTCCTTCTGTCCTATCAAAATATCCTAgaagttccaaaatgttctcaaATAACATCTCAATGAATCAAATCAGTAAGCACTACAATAAAGTGTGCAAGAATACTCCTTTTCACAAAGTTAATTGATTCTATGAAAATGGATATTAGGAGAAATGGCATTAAATTGATTGTGTGCCCTTGGACAAAGCATAACGAAAGGTGAACTCTCTTGGaaagtttcttcagctgtaaaattaaA
Proteins encoded:
- the GPX2 gene encoding glutathione peroxidase 2; its protein translation is MAHIAKSFYDLSATSLEGEKIDFSTFRGRAVLIENVASLUGTTTRDYTQLNELQCRFPRRLVILGFPCNQFGHQENCQNEEILNSLKYVRPGAGFQPNFVLIQKCEVNGQNEHPVFAYLKDKLPYPDDDPFSLMTDPKLIMWSPVRRSDIAWNFEKFLVGPEGEPFRRYSRSFPTINIEPDIKRLLKVAI